A region of the Syntrophales bacterium genome:
GAATTGGGCGCATGAACTGATGACGGCAAGTGGATTCCTCAACTCATGGGATAGTCCTGCAGAGAGCTGTCCCAGAGAGGAAAGCTTATCGGACTGTGCAAGGATCTTTTGCATTTTGACCTTCTCGGAGATGTCCACAAATGAACCCATTATGCAAACCGGCTTGCCGGATTCGTCTTTAACCGTGCTTACTGAAAGATGTACATCAAACAGTGAACCGTTTTTCCTCAGAGCAACCAGTTCGCCGATCCAGCCTTGGTTGCGCCGTAATGAATTTAGCATCTTTCCGGCTTCCTCCTCCTTATGCCAGAAACTCAAATAAGGCTTTCCTAAGATATCTTCTTCGCTGTCATACCCCCACATTTCACGGAAAGAAGGATTCACATAGGTAATGTTTCCATAAAGGTCTGTAAAGGCAATGGCATTGATGAATGAAGCAATAGCGTCGTTTCTTATTTTCAGATCTTCCATCATCTGTTTGTGATCGGTAATATCACCGAGTGTTAATACTACACCGCTTATCTCACCGGATTCCTCCAGGACAGGAGCTCCGTTAACTGAAAGAAATACTCGCTTTCCATCAGGTTGCTGGAAGGCATAATGCATGCCATAAATCGTCTCGCCGGCGGCTATCACCCGTGTAAACGGCAAATATTCATCGGGAATCGGTTCATTATCAGTATCGGCAAAACGGATTTTCGGAGAATTATGTGGAATCTGAATAATTTCTTCCTTTGATAGACCCAGCATTTCTTCAGTACGATTGCTGATAGAAATGATATGCCCCTCGGCATTCATCATCATTATCCCGGCCGGGCTGGCCTTCATAATACGATCAATTATGTGGTGTTTATGGAGCAACTGTTCCTCTGCCTGCTTGCGATCCGTGATGTCCTGTCCAATGGATTGATATTCAATAAGATTACCCTGTGTATCAAACAGCGCACGGTCAGTCCACTGCTGCCAGCGAAGTTCACCGCTATCCACAACTGCCTGATGCTCATATGTTCTAATGGGGTCTTGCGTGGTCAGGGACATAATGTGGTTTTTCACTTTTTCATTGTCTTCCTTCGGAATAAATTGCAAGAAGTTTTGGTTGATCAGGTCTTCTCTGTTTTTGTTAAAGTAGCGGCAGTATGTGTCATTGACGAACGTCAATGTTCCGTCAGGAAGAAACCTGCAAATCATGGCAGGCATATCTTCTACCACAGTACGATATCTTTCCTCGCTCTCCTGTAGCTCTTTCTCTGCTTTCTTTTTCGCCTGGTCGAGGCGATACTGCCGGAGCGCCCGTTCGATTACAGCGGAAAGCAGTTCGAAATACCCTTCCACGTCTTTAACTATATAATCGTAGGCACCCAGTTTCATTGCCTCTACGGCGATCTGCTCACTACCACCACCGGTAACCATAATTGTCGGGGGAAGCAGACCACGTGAGGCAAGGATGCGAATCACCTCGAGTCCATCGTAGACGGGCATTACCTGATCCACAACCAATACGTCGTGGGAACCAGTCTCGTACATGGCAAGACCCTCTTC
Encoded here:
- a CDS encoding PAS domain S-box protein, whose translation is MPGSKPAHILLMEDNATLARFLQQKLEGDGYVVDVAYDGEEGLAMYETGSHDVLVVDQVMPVYDGLEVIRILASRGLLPPTIMVTGGGSEQIAVEAMKLGAYDYIVKDVEGYFELLSAVIERALRQYRLDQAKKKAEKELQESEERYRTVVEDMPAMICRFLPDGTLTFVNDTYCRYFNKNREDLINQNFLQFIPKEDNEKVKNHIMSLTTQDPIRTYEHQAVVDSGELRWQQWTDRALFDTQGNLIEYQSIGQDITDRKQAEEQLLHKHHIIDRIMKASPAGIMMMNAEGHIISISNRTEEMLGLSKEEIIQIPHNSPKIRFADTDNEPIPDEYLPFTRVIAAGETIYGMHYAFQQPDGKRVFLSVNGAPVLEESGEISGVVLTLGDITDHKQMMEDLKIRNDAIASFINAIAFTDLYGNITYVNPSFREMWGYDSEEDILGKPYLSFWHKEEEAGKMLNSLRRNQGWIGELVALRKNGSLFDVHLSVSTVKDESGKPVCIMGSFVDISEKVKMQKILAQSDKLSSLGQLSAGLSHELRNPLAVISSCAQFCLDTTELPHKVKENFQMIYRNSQRASDLIKELLEFAKPSEMVSKPVNINELVTRMLHMANLEAHSFHVTVNTHLGERLPEITGDEEKLGQVFLNLFMNAIQAISANGTITVRTRVLESRDLIEVNVIDDGPGIPEEYRQKIFEPFFTTKDGGTGLGLSISYTIVKQHRGSITAGSEGRRGTKMSVRLPIG